TTCGTTAGAATTGATGCGACCTTCCATGGTATCATTCTCTAATTTTAGAACACCACGAGGACAAACAGCAGAACAAATACCGCAACCAACACAGCTGGAGCGTACAATATTTTCGCCTTTTTGAGCATAGGCACGTACATCGATACCCATTTCACAATAGGTAGAACAATTGCCACAAGAAATACATTGCCCCCCATTAGTCGTAATTCTAAATTTGGAAAACATACGTTGTTGAAACCCTAATATGGCTGCCATTGGGCATCCAAAACGGCACCAAACACGATTTCCTAAAATAGGGTAGAAGCCTGTGCCAATAACACCAGAAAAAATAGAGCCAATATATAAGCCATAAGCCGAACGTAACGTGCTAGCTTTTATTAAGAAAATTTTATCGGAAGTTCCTGTATAATGCATAATAAACAGCACCGCAATAACTACAAAGTAGCCAATGGCTCCATAACGTGCATCTTTGCCTAGTTCTTTTCTTTTAAAAATCATAGTTATTGAAAAGACGAGGGTAAGTAGGATGCCAACACCTAAAAGAAAAGCACTTCGTGTTAACCAGAATGTATCGGGGTCGTCTCCTAAATAGGTGTAAATTACAGCGGTGGTCATAACAACCGAGAAAACCAAAACAGTATGTATTAACCAACGTTCTAGTTTCCATGCAGATAGTTTTTTGCTGCTTAATTGTCTGAATGAATCGCCAGCAGTTTCTGCCAACGCACCACAACCACAAACCCATGAGCAATACCAGCGTTTTCCGTATTTGTAAGTTAAGAAAGGGGAAATTACAAAAATGGAAATAATACCAAAAAGTAACATTAATAAGCCTAAAGCGCCAGATGATAATAAACCGTTAATAGACCAACTATCGAACAAATAATAGTTTAATGGCCACATGCTTTTTAAATCGTAATAAGGTAAATTATAATCAGAACTGGCATTTAGTCGCGACATGAATTCAGGAATAAGAAATGCAAAGCCTAGTTGAAAAAACATGACGGAAGCAGTTCGTAACTGTTCATACCTATTGTGGCGGTATTTTAGCATGAATTTGTAACCAAATACTAAAATAGCAACCGTATATAGTGTTCCATAAACAAACCATTGGCTTGCAGGGTTTCCGCTTAATAACCGGCTTAAAGGATCGAATAATGAAATTAATCCTGTGTTGGGTTCACCGCTTGGTGTTTGTCCTAAATATTGTGGGTAAAAATAAAGAACAATATAAAAACCAGTAAGTAAAACCCCTGTCATCCAACCTAAAACACCTCGTGATGAGATGGATTTAAACCAAACGCCATCGTTTTTAATACCTTCAAGTTTTTTTAAATAAGCATCATTTGCAAATAAGATAGTTCCTAAGGTAATCAATCCTATTGAGAGCGTTAAAAAGAGTGTTTTATTAGGGAAGTGCGTATTGAAAATTGCCAATCCAAAAATAAAAAGTCCAATGATCCCTAAGGCAACAGCTACTTTTTGTTTTATTGATAAATCATTAGCTTCTGGTTTTGCTAAGGACATGCTTTCGTTTATTTGATTGCTCATACTTATGCTTTTTGAAGTTGATGATTTGTGTAAGTTTTTAAAATTTCAGGTTCGTGCCTTTTGTAAAATTCGGGGTCGAAATTAGCCTCCGCTAAATGTTTTATCACATAATCTACATCACGTTTTTCGGTAAGCCAATTATCAAAAGTTTCGTGTTTCATACGTATTCCGAAAGTGTTAATACCTAAAAATGCGTTTGTGTTTTTGTTAAAAGAAACCGTGATGCATTTGGTGTCGTCTTCATGTTTCCAATGGAAATGTTGCTCGTAATCTGGTTTATTTTTTGTGCTATGAACCCATCCGTAGGTTTGGTATTCAATATCTAAGAACTTGGCAGAATTAAACCAATGCCCTGGATTATATGACATACGATTACCGCAAATGGTTTGAGCCAAAGTTTCACCCATCATTCTCCCCGTGTACCAAACGGCCTCAATAGGTCTTCTGTTTCCAATGGCTTCATGTTGTTCAGCACAATCGCCAATGGCATAAATATCTGGTATGTTGGTTTCTAAAAACCGATTCACTTTGACGCCTTTACCTATTTCAATATTGGAATTTTTAATGAAATCGATATTTGGAGTCACGCCAGCAGTCAATCCAACCACATTACATGGAATTTCTTCGTTTGTGCCTTCAATAATTATAGACTTTACTCGACCGCTTTCATCTGAAACAATTTCTTTTAAATTGGT
The genomic region above belongs to Mariniflexile litorale and contains:
- a CDS encoding FAD/NAD(P)-binding oxidoreductase, with protein sequence MEHIVIIGNGISGITTARHIRKLSDKKITIISAETDYFFSRTALMYVYMGHMKFEHTQPYENWFWKKNRIELKKGLVKHIDTEAKTLHFENTDSLKYDKLIIATGSKPNKFGWPGQDLKGVMGMYHKQDLENLEQHAPNNEICKRAVIVGGGLIGIELAEMLNSRNIPVTFLVREPSFWNGVLPDGESEMINRHIKNHHIDLRLSTNLKEIVSDESGRVKSIIIEGTNEEIPCNVVGLTAGVTPNIDFIKNSNIEIGKGVKVNRFLETNIPDIYAIGDCAEQHEAIGNRRPIEAVWYTGRMMGETLAQTICGNRMSYNPGHWFNSAKFLDIEYQTYGWVHSTKNKPDYEQHFHWKHEDDTKCITVSFNKNTNAFLGINTFGIRMKHETFDNWLTEKRDVDYVIKHLAEANFDPEFYKRHEPEILKTYTNHQLQKA
- a CDS encoding 4Fe-4S dicluster domain-containing protein: MSNQINESMSLAKPEANDLSIKQKVAVALGIIGLFIFGLAIFNTHFPNKTLFLTLSIGLITLGTILFANDAYLKKLEGIKNDGVWFKSISSRGVLGWMTGVLLTGFYIVLYFYPQYLGQTPSGEPNTGLISLFDPLSRLLSGNPASQWFVYGTLYTVAILVFGYKFMLKYRHNRYEQLRTASVMFFQLGFAFLIPEFMSRLNASSDYNLPYYDLKSMWPLNYYLFDSWSINGLLSSGALGLLMLLFGIISIFVISPFLTYKYGKRWYCSWVCGCGALAETAGDSFRQLSSKKLSAWKLERWLIHTVLVFSVVMTTAVIYTYLGDDPDTFWLTRSAFLLGVGILLTLVFSITMIFKRKELGKDARYGAIGYFVVIAVLFIMHYTGTSDKIFLIKASTLRSAYGLYIGSIFSGVIGTGFYPILGNRVWCRFGCPMAAILGFQQRMFSKFRITTNGGQCISCGNCSTYCEMGIDVRAYAQKGENIVRSSCVGCGICSAVCPRGVLKLENDTMEGRINSNEILLGNDVDLMTLINKK